Proteins encoded by one window of Rhodamnia argentea isolate NSW1041297 chromosome 6, ASM2092103v1, whole genome shotgun sequence:
- the LOC115742389 gene encoding translation initiation factor eIF-2B subunit delta-like — translation MDPRRTPNAASKPKVRQVGFVPRNAPPEPPARAPSYPAEPSSPPLSDSPAGNSLSPVMIPPPRHLSDNISTFRTPAVPVPESTRRRAYHSPVVGSYDPAESLLGTSSPVPSPPSSGRLIGDGEFSEESWLRRSNSAKFASSFPGGGFDLTAVKAVSAADLASSVNLKKTVASDVNVEKTIEKSEGSALEVNNEAIPSSKPLKAKPTKSERRALQESQRAAKAAARAEGNKSTAAASGGVASVKVSKQRTQKKAVASAAPSVAASEKKGSDRALEKDRKKDAPAPRMQFDEKSRVEKAKRRAVVNQTEARNRVELFRHLPEYEQGTQLADLESKFFQLEPIHPAVYKVGLQFLAGDITGGNARCIAMLQAFQEAIKDYVTPPEKTLNRDLTAKISSYVSFFTECRPLSISMGNAIRFIKNRIAKLAVSLSESEAKASLCSDIDRFINEKIIVADQVIVRHAATKIRDGDVLLTYGASCVVEMILLYAHENGKQFRVVVIDSRPKLEGQSLLRRLIAKGLSCTYTHINAVSYIMHEVTGVFLGASSVLSNGTVYSRVGTASVAMVANAFRVPVIICCEAYKFHERVQLDSICFNELGDPDAVIKVPGRMDVNYLGSLRNKENLQLLNLMYDATPSEYVSMIITDYGMIPPTSVPVIVREYRREQLWI, via the exons ATGGACCCGCGGCGAACCCCCAACGCCGCCAGCAAGCCTAAGGTCCGCCAAGTCGGCTTCGTGCCTCGCAACGCCCCGCCCGAGCCACCGGCCCGGGCTCCGTCCTACCCGGCGGAGCCCAGCTCTCCCCCGCTCTCCGACTCCCCCGCGGGCAATTCTCTCTCCCCGGTCATGATTCCGCCGCCTCGGCACCTCTCCGACAACATATCCACCTTCCGCACGCCGGCCGTGCCCGTGCCGGAGTCGACGCGGCGGCGTGCGTACCACTCGCCGGTCGTCGGGAGCTACGATCCGGCGGAGTCTCTACTCGGCACTTCGTCGCCGGTCCCGTCGCCGCCGTCGAGCGGCAGGCTGATCGGCGACGGGGAGTTCTCGGAGGAGTCGTGGCTGCGGCGGAGCAATTCGGCGAAGTTTGCCTCGAGCTTCCCGGGCGGAGGTTTTGATTTGACCGCCGTGAAGGCAGTCTCCGCGGCTGATCTCGCATCCAGTGTGAATTTGAAGAAGACTGTTGCATCCGACGTGAATGTGGAGAAGACGATCG AGAAGAGTGAGGGGAGTGCTCTGGAAGTGAATAATGAAGCAATCCCCAGTTCAAAGCCGCTGAAGGCAAAGCCTACAAAGTCTGAAAGGCGTGCCTTGCAGGAGTCTCAGCGAGCTGCAAAAGCTGCTGCAAGAG CTGAGGGAAATAAGTCCACTGCTGCTGCATCTGGTGGAGTCGCTTCTGTTAAAGTATCAAAGCAACGCACACAAAAGAAAGCTGTTGCTTCAGCTGCACCCTCTGTGGCAGCTTCTGAGAAGAAAGGAAGTGACCGTGCACTGGAGAAGGACAGGAAGAAAGATGCCCCTGCTCCACGCATGCAATTTGATGAGAAGAGTCGGGTGGAAAAGGCTAAAAGGAGAGCTGTTGTCAATCAAACTGAAGCTAGAAATAGAGTTGAATTGTTTAGACATTTGCCTGAATATGAACAGGGAACACAGCTTGCTGATCTTGAGTCAAAGTTTTTTCAACTAGAGCCTATCCATCCTGCTGTTTACAAG GTTGGGTTACAGTTTTTAGCAGGAGATATTACAGGTGGCAATGCTCGTTGTATTGCAATGCTGCAAGCTTTTCAAGAGGCCATCAAAGACTATGTGACGCCACCTGAGAAAACTCTCAACAGAGATTTGACAGCAAAAATTAGCAGTTATGTTTCCTTTTTCACCGAGTGCAGACCACTTTCAATCAGCATGGGAAATGCAATTAGATTTATAAAGAATCGAATTGCCAAGTTAGCAGTGTCTCTCTCTGAATCAGAAGCGAAGGCTTCACTCTGCTCCGATATAGATCGCTTTATAAATGAGAAGATTATAGTGGCTGACCAGGTAATAGTCAGACACGCCGCAACTAAGATCAGAGATGGGGATGTTCTTCTTACATATGGTGCATCATGTGTTGTTGAGATGATTTTGTTGTACGCCCATGAAAATGGGAAACAGTTCCGTGTAGTGGTAATTGATTCGCGCCCCAAACTTGAAGGCCAATCATTACTACGAAGGCTGATAGCTAAAGGACTGAGTTGTACATATACACATATAAATGCAGTTTCTTATATAATGCATGAAGTGACTGGAGTTTTCTTGGGGGCTTCCTCTGTATTGTCTAATGGTACCGTATATTCAAGGGTTGGAACTGCAAGTGTGGCAATGGTTGCTAATGCTTTCCGTGTTCCCGTTATAATATGCTGCGAAGCATATAAATTTCACGAGAGAGTGCAGCTGGATTCAATTTGCTTCAATGAATTGG GTGATCCGGATGCTGTTATAAAGGTTCCTGGAAGAATGGACGTGAATTATTTGGGTAGCTTGCGAaataaggaaaatcttcaattgCTGAATCTCAT GTATGATGCTACACCTTCAGAATATGTGTCCATGATTATCACAGATTATGGCATG ATCCCTCCAACAAGCGTGCCCGTGATTGTCCGAGAATATCGGAGGGAGCAGTTATGGATATAG